In Lotus japonicus ecotype B-129 chromosome 5, LjGifu_v1.2, one genomic interval encodes:
- the LOC130720122 gene encoding serine carboxypeptidase 1-like encodes MLSTKSRLWLLFVAVSHFAISCDANQQGKYLYKFIHSRRSQKKSSHGEAFGVNGVDCEYFSQAHVEQQNSVDKVKSLPGQPQGVDFDQYAGYVTVDAKAGRSLFYYFVESPHNSSTNPLVLWLNGGPGCSSFGYGALQELGPFRVNSDGRTLHKNEFAWNNVANVIFLESPAGVGFSYSDNSSDYSKTGDHSTALDSYTFLLNWLERFPQYKTRELFITGESYAGHYVPQLAHIILSKNKLKKSHTVINLKGVAIGNGWIDDYYCTKGMYDYFWTHGLNSDKTHKGIEKHCNFKTFNLTSECNKYTNKADDEMGDIDIYNIYAPICNSPESPATYFGNDFNPCSEDYTTTYLNLPEVQEALHAKATKWLSCSDVGWTDSPSTILPTIKRLISSGLSIWMYSGDTDNSVPITSSKYSLNSLKLHVDTRWRPWGSSDEVGGYVVGYKGLTLITVRGAGHMVPSSQPKRALTMITSFLRGELPPKLKS; translated from the exons ATGTTATCAACAAAATCACGGTTATGGTTGTTGTTTGTGGCAGTGTCCCACTTCGCCATCTCATGCGACGCGAACCAACAAGGCAAATACCTCTACAAGTTCATTCATTCACGAAGGTCTCAAAAAAAGTCTTCACATGGAGAAGCTTTTGGTGTTAATGGTGTGGATTGTGAATATTTTTCTCAGGCACATGTTGAACAACAAAAT AGTGTTGATAAGGTGAAGTCTTTGCCGGGACAACCCCAAGGGGTGGATTTTGATCAGTATGCAGGGTATGTCACAGTGGATGCCAAGGCGGGGAGATCATTGTTCTATTACTTTGTGGAGTCACCTCACAATTCTTCCACCAACCCTCTTGTTCTTTGGCTAAATGGAG GACCAGGGTGCTCTTCCTTTGGGTATGGAGCCCTGCAAGAATTGGGACCTTTTAGAGTCAATAGTGATGGAAGAACACTTCACAAAAATGAATTTGCATGGAATAATG TGGCAAATGTTATCTTCCTAGAATCTCCAGCAGGAGTTGGCTTTTCATATTCAGACAATTCATCAGATTACTCAAAAACTGGTGACCACAGCACAGCCTTGGATTCATACACTTTTCTTCTTAACTGGCTGGAGAGATTCCCACAGTATAAAACAAGAGAGTTGTTTATAACTGGTGAAAGCTACGCAGGCCATTATGTCCCTCAGCTTGCTCACATTATACTCTCAAAGAATAAGCTAAAGAAAAGTCACACGGTGATCAATTTGAAAGGGGTCGCG ATTGGAAATGGCTGGATAGATGATTATTATTGTACAAAGGGAATGTATGACTATTTCTGGACGCATGGTCTAAACTCTGACAAAACTCATAAAGGAATTGAAAAACACTGTAACTTTAAGACTTTCAACCTTACAAGTGAATGCAACAAATACACAAACAAAGCAGATGATGAGATGGGAGATAttgatatatacaacatatatgcTCCAATTTGTAATTCACCAGAAAGTCCTGCCACCTACTTT GGAAACGATTTCAACCCTTGTTCTGAAGATTATACCACTACCTACTTAAATCTCCCTGAAGTTCAAGAGGCTCTTCATGCTAAAGCCACAAAATGGTTATCTTGCAG CGACGTGGGATGGACAGATAGCCCATCAACTATTCTACCCACCATAAAACGGTTAATATCAAGTGGTCTAAGCATCTGGATGTACAG TGGCGACACAGATAATTCCGTTCCGATAACATCATCAAAGTATTCATTGAATTCCTTAAAACTTCACGTGGACACAAGATGGCGTCCATGGGGCTCTAGCGATGAG gtTGGAGGATATGTAGTTGGGTACAAAGGACTCACGCTCATTACAGTAAGAGGAGCTGGACACATGGTTCCAAGTTCCCAACCAAAGAGAGCACTAACCATGATCACTTCTTTTCTTCGTGGAGAACTTCCTCCTAAACTAAAATCTTGA